A window of the Sandaracinaceae bacterium genome harbors these coding sequences:
- the cofG gene encoding 7,8-didemethyl-8-hydroxy-5-deazariboflavin synthase CofG: MSSVSTTARRALAAAEQRGPLDREHALQLAGLPSDLVPALLERASARRDALFGKALTFSPKVFLPLTNLCRNHCDYCSFRRSPGDPGEHTMSPTELRERFEQARLEGCVEALFCLGDTPETGFREYRAQLRTWGQASTADYLEWAGELALEYGLLPHTNAGILTREEMQRLARVNVSLGLMLENVSPRLCEKGMPHHKAPDKRPEKRLRMTREAGELRIPFTSGLLIGIGETLEERVDTLYAIRDLHLEHGHIQEVIVQNFRARPMIRMASAPEPEDVEIAQWVALARLILPDDVSVQAPPNLNPASVGLLIAAGLNDFGGVSPVTPDFINMDHPWPQLDELYATCAQAGHPLSPRLPIYERDLQRPGFLHPDLEQPVARAKQRLARVREARDLAANVADAPQASRGGHDKAGVAQHAPDGGMA, encoded by the coding sequence GTGAGTTCGGTCTCTACGACGGCACGTCGGGCGCTCGCCGCCGCCGAGCAGCGCGGGCCGCTCGACCGTGAGCACGCCCTCCAGCTGGCCGGGCTGCCGAGCGACCTCGTGCCCGCGCTGCTCGAGCGCGCGAGCGCGCGGCGGGACGCGCTGTTCGGGAAGGCGCTGACGTTCTCGCCGAAGGTCTTCCTGCCGCTCACCAACCTGTGCCGCAACCACTGCGACTACTGCTCGTTTCGGCGCTCTCCGGGCGACCCGGGCGAGCACACCATGTCGCCCACCGAGCTGCGCGAGCGCTTCGAGCAGGCGCGCCTCGAGGGGTGTGTGGAGGCGCTGTTCTGCCTGGGGGACACGCCCGAGACCGGCTTCCGCGAGTACCGCGCGCAGCTGCGCACCTGGGGACAGGCGAGCACGGCCGACTACCTCGAGTGGGCTGGCGAGCTGGCGCTCGAGTACGGGCTCTTGCCGCACACCAACGCGGGCATCCTCACACGCGAGGAGATGCAGCGACTGGCGCGCGTGAACGTGTCGCTGGGGCTCATGCTCGAGAACGTCAGCCCGCGCCTGTGCGAGAAGGGCATGCCGCACCACAAGGCGCCCGACAAGCGCCCCGAAAAGCGCCTGCGCATGACGCGCGAGGCAGGCGAGCTGCGCATCCCGTTCACCTCGGGTCTGCTCATCGGCATCGGCGAGACGCTCGAGGAGCGCGTCGACACGCTCTACGCCATCCGCGACCTGCACCTCGAGCACGGCCACATCCAAGAGGTCATCGTGCAGAACTTCCGGGCCCGCCCGATGATCCGCATGGCCTCCGCGCCCGAGCCCGAGGACGTCGAGATCGCGCAGTGGGTCGCGCTGGCCCGGCTGATCCTGCCCGACGACGTGAGCGTGCAGGCCCCCCCGAACCTCAACCCGGCCAGCGTGGGGCTGCTCATCGCGGCGGGCCTGAACGACTTCGGGGGCGTGTCGCCGGTCACGCCCGACTTCATCAACATGGACCACCCCTGGCCACAGCTGGACGAGCTCTACGCGACCTGCGCGCAGGCGGGGCACCCGCTGTCGCCGCGCTTGCCCATCTACGAGCGCGACCTGCAGCGTCCAGGGTTCTTGCACCCCGACCTGGAGCAGCCCGTGGCACGCGCCAAGCAGCGGCTGGCCCGAGTGCGCGAGGCGCGGGACCTGGCGGCGAACGTCGCGGACGCGCCACAGGCGTCGCGCGGTGGACACGACAAGGCCGGGGTGGCGCAGCACGCCCCAGACGGAGGAATGGCATGA
- the cofH gene encoding 5-amino-6-(D-ribitylamino)uracil--L-tyrosine 4-hydroxyphenyl transferase CofH yields MTTLANVLLSETRADVRALLEKALAGGEITWEDGVVLSGARGRELHALTAVADELRRAQVGERVSYVVNRNINFTNVCVKTCRFCAFARGIRSEQGYLLPHDEIVARVLQARDMGATEVCLQAGLAPDLTGDSYVELTAAVKSAAPDIHIHAFSPEEVLFGSQLARQPVPEYLARLKDAGLGSLPGTSAEVLDDELRKRIAPTRISTANWIHVIESAHALGIPTTSTMMFGHVETAAHRMRHLDTLRSIQKQTGGFTEFVPLSFVHAESPLFVKQEVPGVTPGPSGDDVVRLYAIARLMLGAHIPNLQASWVKEGIRTAQWLLHCGVNDLGGTLMNESISTSAGAAHGQLMTPAGLRRAIRDAGRVPVERNTRYDALRVFDGDPAHEAPEPLDLVDDPDAVFGDYASLTADPRFHYEPRSQRRLQVIA; encoded by the coding sequence ATGACGACGCTCGCCAACGTGCTCCTCAGCGAGACCCGCGCCGACGTGCGCGCGCTGCTCGAGAAGGCCCTCGCCGGCGGTGAGATCACGTGGGAGGACGGCGTGGTGCTCTCGGGCGCGCGCGGCCGCGAGCTACACGCGCTGACGGCCGTGGCGGACGAGCTGCGTCGCGCGCAGGTGGGCGAGCGCGTCAGCTACGTGGTCAACCGCAACATCAACTTCACGAACGTGTGCGTGAAGACCTGCCGCTTCTGCGCCTTCGCGCGGGGCATCCGCAGCGAGCAGGGCTACCTGCTGCCGCACGACGAGATCGTCGCGCGCGTGCTGCAGGCCCGCGACATGGGCGCGACCGAGGTGTGCCTGCAGGCGGGGCTCGCGCCGGACCTGACCGGGGACTCCTACGTGGAGCTCACCGCCGCGGTGAAGAGCGCGGCGCCGGACATCCACATCCACGCGTTCTCGCCCGAGGAGGTGCTGTTCGGGTCGCAGCTGGCGCGTCAGCCCGTGCCCGAGTACCTCGCGCGCCTGAAGGACGCCGGGCTCGGCTCGCTGCCCGGCACCAGCGCCGAGGTGCTCGACGACGAGCTGCGCAAGCGCATCGCGCCCACGCGCATCAGCACGGCCAACTGGATCCACGTCATCGAGAGCGCGCACGCACTGGGCATCCCCACCACGAGCACCATGATGTTCGGGCACGTGGAGACGGCCGCGCACCGCATGCGCCACCTCGACACGCTGCGCAGCATCCAGAAGCAGACGGGCGGCTTCACCGAGTTCGTGCCGCTCAGCTTCGTGCACGCCGAGTCGCCGCTGTTCGTGAAGCAGGAGGTGCCCGGCGTGACCCCGGGGCCCAGCGGCGACGACGTGGTGCGCCTGTACGCCATCGCGCGGCTCATGCTGGGGGCGCACATCCCGAACCTGCAGGCCTCGTGGGTGAAGGAGGGCATCCGCACCGCGCAGTGGCTGCTGCACTGTGGCGTGAACGACCTGGGGGGGACGCTCATGAACGAGAGCATCTCCACCTCGGCCGGGGCCGCGCACGGGCAGCTCATGACCCCCGCCGGGCTGCGCCGCGCCATCCGCGACGCCGGGCGCGTGCCGGTCGAGCGCAACACGCGCTACGACGCGCTGCGGGTGTTCGACGGGGACCCGGCGCACGAGGCGCCCGAGCCCCTCGACCTGGTGGACGACCCGGACGCGGTGTTCGGTGACTACGCCTCGCTCACCGCGGACCCGCGCTTCCACTACGAGCCCCGCAGCCAGCGTCGGCTGCAGGTCATCGCGTAG
- a CDS encoding DUF4112 domain-containing protein, with translation MPAWARILTRLLDDLLRIPGTEQGVGLDALLGLIPGVGDTVTGLGSMALLVLALRKRVPTVVLVKMLANIGVDVLTGTVPVLGDLFDVAFRSNRRNLDLIEKHAYGKEEPSTGDYVLVGGGLLIAAAAVATPFVISGLVGFSLVRWLTGS, from the coding sequence CTGCCCGCCTGGGCGCGCATCCTCACGCGTTTGTTGGATGATCTCTTGCGCATCCCTGGCACGGAGCAGGGCGTGGGCCTGGACGCGCTGCTCGGCCTGATCCCTGGCGTGGGCGACACGGTCACGGGGCTCGGATCGATGGCGCTGCTCGTGCTGGCGCTCCGCAAGCGCGTGCCCACCGTGGTGCTGGTGAAGATGCTGGCCAACATCGGCGTCGACGTGCTCACCGGCACGGTGCCCGTGCTGGGCGACCTGTTCGACGTGGCCTTCCGCAGCAACCGCCGCAACCTCGACCTGATCGAGAAGCACGCGTACGGCAAGGAGGAGCCGTCGACGGGCGACTACGTGCTGGTCGGCGGTGGGCTCTTGATCGCGGCTGCGGCCGTGGCGACGCCCTTCGTCATCAGCGGTCTCGTCGGCTTCTCGCTCGTGCGCTGGTTGACGGGCTCCTAG
- a CDS encoding alpha/beta fold hydrolase, translated as MILRTELVDQVVDGDETVTLVKDVVMTSGVPLGMVRKHLPPPAQTRGAVLLIHGFGQNRYTWHIEGRSFSAYLAQQGFDVFTVDLRGHGRSGEYSDARPHAVEQYVREDMPSFVREAVRLSGHERVFLVGHSMGGLISYASASTVLRDHVLGIVTIGSPYRFGDGSGFLSAFSALAHGLRFTGVFDSNPRLPLRIVGHQFRALRGFWDQAGLPLPVRGWHPGTIEPHLLDRYLSRAFDWTSLGVLFDVLKGGNRVSLRSRDGRVDYALAFESLNRPVLAVAGEFDLLAPPDSVEAAIKRSRSRDKRFRMFPLGHIDLIVGREATRTVWPLISQWLTQRSVPRDTTVTA; from the coding sequence ATGATCCTGCGCACCGAGCTCGTGGACCAGGTGGTGGACGGCGACGAGACCGTCACGCTGGTGAAAGACGTCGTGATGACCAGCGGCGTCCCCCTGGGCATGGTGCGCAAGCACCTCCCGCCGCCTGCGCAGACCCGCGGCGCGGTGCTGTTGATCCACGGCTTCGGTCAGAACCGCTACACCTGGCACATCGAGGGGCGTTCGTTTTCGGCCTATCTGGCGCAGCAGGGCTTCGACGTGTTCACGGTGGACCTACGGGGGCACGGCCGCTCGGGGGAGTACAGCGACGCGCGGCCACACGCCGTGGAGCAGTACGTGCGCGAGGACATGCCCTCGTTCGTGCGGGAGGCCGTACGCCTCTCGGGGCACGAGCGCGTGTTCCTGGTGGGCCACTCCATGGGCGGGCTCATCAGCTACGCGTCGGCCTCGACCGTGCTGCGGGACCACGTGCTGGGCATCGTGACCATCGGCTCGCCCTACCGCTTCGGCGACGGTTCGGGCTTCCTGTCCGCCTTCTCCGCGCTGGCACACGGGCTGCGCTTCACCGGCGTGTTCGACTCGAACCCGCGCTTGCCGCTGCGTATCGTGGGCCACCAGTTCCGGGCGCTGCGCGGCTTCTGGGATCAAGCGGGCCTGCCCCTGCCCGTGCGCGGCTGGCACCCCGGCACCATCGAGCCGCACCTGCTCGACCGCTACCTCTCACGCGCGTTCGACTGGACCAGCCTCGGCGTCCTGTTCGACGTACTCAAGGGCGGCAACCGCGTCTCGCTGCGCAGCCGCGACGGGCGCGTGGACTACGCGCTGGCGTTCGAGTCGCTCAACCGCCCCGTCTTGGCTGTGGCGGGGGAGTTCGACCTGCTGGCGCCCCCAGACTCCGTGGAGGCGGCCATCAAGCGCAGCCGCAGCCGCGACAAGCGCTTCCGCATGTTCCCGCTGGGGCACATCGACCTCATCGTGGGGCGCGAGGCCACGCGCACGGTTTGGCCGCTCATCTCGCAGTGGCTCACGCAGAGGAGCGTCCCTCGTGACACCACCGTCACCGCCTGA
- a CDS encoding Hsp70 family protein yields MTFFIDRPIGIDLGTTHSEVAVLDPSERDLHVYADRFGRKTMPSAVAWDAASASFLVGRAARAKRGSATAPVESIKRRMGQDTSVTVGPHTLRPDEVSAHILRALRDQMHEYLRAGAPAAVDVRVSRAVITVPAYFDAPQLEATRNAGTLAGLDVLGLLQEPTAAAMYHTWRSALGDGNFLVYDLGGGTFDVSVLRCLGGEYQVLAIDGDNFLGGDDFDRRFAERLRQKLAATGYDLDLDVQGDAEDRARFGRLVHVAQEIKESLSTTEVLSVSKEAVLVDKSGEPVSLVLEVSRAEYEEAIADLVEATLACCTRALAQSHETAGVGGSDIDHVVLVGGSTRVPLVQRRVAETLVRGSRADVALQEEVDTCVALGAAVHAAQLMGLRLGRLADTDATATGSRSDGADDAGRGDGDSRGQVSTTRAPAVQLSVRSPLVTSRDVLRMRVDVEHGPSDAQRLEARSAGATVGSVEVPGVPADGLRLDVPLPAGEQREVALELRLVSPDGHLAVPLTVYRGDVRPRASALSKPSVVAKDISLEVVRAGRRERKVLLARGSGLPASAEHRFFTADQSGAVVLRVLQNRLPIKTLVVDVPGDLPLGTPVELTISCDDAMRIEARALVAGQELWAQIEPARLEPPRGAEAYEALLAEAEAAAKSLWGHEAKRFAAEHEMLAAGLREVIQVDPDKARALAVRLTALIEEYRGRGSDALSPPMARFEEALDGLRRIVYRSTGPMLGVDKEGWEARIGDLAERGDRAWEALDEVAWRRCYNEAQALRETIVQQEFAAEDINSPSYLARRSLTLRFVAQRLHQDLSDFVPSSEADVRTRQVAERDRLLRIAAQTLQRLEGLDTDDAKSGRSQLDQLAGELDRAYAAAERLPQLGLVTERGA; encoded by the coding sequence ATGACGTTCTTCATCGACCGACCCATCGGCATCGACCTCGGCACCACGCACTCGGAGGTCGCCGTGCTCGACCCCTCGGAGCGCGATCTGCACGTCTACGCCGACCGCTTCGGGCGTAAGACCATGCCGTCAGCCGTCGCGTGGGACGCGGCGAGCGCGTCGTTCTTGGTGGGGCGGGCCGCGCGCGCCAAGCGAGGGAGCGCGACCGCGCCGGTGGAGAGCATCAAGCGGCGCATGGGCCAGGACACCAGCGTCACCGTGGGACCACACACGCTACGCCCAGACGAGGTGTCGGCGCACATCCTGCGAGCGCTGCGCGACCAGATGCACGAATACCTGCGCGCAGGCGCCCCGGCCGCCGTGGACGTGCGCGTGTCGCGTGCCGTCATCACCGTACCCGCATACTTCGACGCGCCGCAGCTCGAGGCCACGCGCAACGCGGGGACCCTAGCGGGCTTGGACGTGCTCGGGTTGCTGCAAGAACCCACCGCGGCGGCCATGTACCACACGTGGCGCAGCGCCCTCGGTGACGGAAACTTCCTGGTCTACGACCTCGGCGGCGGCACCTTCGACGTGAGCGTGCTGCGTTGCCTGGGCGGCGAGTACCAAGTGCTCGCCATCGACGGGGACAACTTCCTCGGAGGAGACGACTTCGACCGCCGGTTCGCGGAGCGCCTGCGTCAGAAGCTGGCGGCTACGGGCTACGACCTCGACCTCGATGTCCAAGGCGACGCCGAGGACCGCGCGCGCTTCGGTCGGCTGGTCCATGTCGCGCAGGAGATCAAGGAGTCACTCAGCACGACCGAGGTGCTGAGCGTGTCGAAAGAGGCCGTCCTCGTCGACAAGTCCGGCGAGCCGGTGAGCCTCGTGCTGGAGGTCAGCCGCGCAGAGTACGAAGAGGCCATCGCCGACCTCGTGGAGGCGACCCTCGCGTGTTGCACGCGCGCCCTCGCACAGAGCCACGAGACTGCGGGCGTGGGCGGGAGCGACATCGATCACGTCGTGCTGGTGGGTGGCTCGACGCGCGTCCCGCTCGTCCAGCGGCGCGTCGCCGAGACGCTCGTGCGCGGTTCTCGGGCCGACGTGGCGTTGCAGGAGGAGGTCGACACATGCGTGGCGCTCGGGGCCGCCGTGCATGCGGCGCAGCTGATGGGACTGCGCCTCGGTCGTCTGGCCGACACCGACGCAACCGCGACGGGCTCGCGCTCCGATGGCGCGGACGACGCAGGCCGCGGAGACGGCGACTCACGAGGGCAGGTCAGCACGACCCGAGCGCCGGCCGTCCAGCTCTCCGTCCGTTCGCCCCTCGTGACCTCACGCGACGTCCTTCGGATGCGCGTGGACGTGGAGCACGGGCCGTCCGACGCGCAGCGGCTCGAGGCGCGTAGCGCGGGCGCGACGGTGGGGAGCGTCGAGGTCCCGGGCGTGCCGGCGGACGGGCTGCGCCTGGATGTCCCGCTGCCCGCTGGTGAGCAGCGGGAGGTCGCGCTCGAGCTCCGGCTGGTGAGCCCCGACGGACACCTCGCCGTACCCCTCACGGTCTACCGCGGGGACGTCCGCCCCCGCGCGAGCGCGCTCAGCAAGCCGTCCGTAGTAGCGAAGGACATCTCGCTCGAGGTCGTCCGGGCGGGGCGACGTGAGCGCAAGGTGCTCTTGGCGCGCGGCAGTGGCCTGCCCGCGAGCGCGGAGCACCGCTTCTTCACGGCCGACCAGAGCGGCGCCGTGGTGCTGCGCGTGCTGCAGAACCGTCTGCCCATCAAGACGCTGGTCGTGGACGTGCCGGGCGACCTGCCACTGGGTACGCCAGTGGAGCTCACGATCTCCTGCGACGACGCGATGCGCATCGAGGCTCGCGCGCTGGTCGCCGGGCAGGAGCTGTGGGCCCAGATCGAACCCGCGAGGCTTGAGCCGCCCCGCGGCGCCGAGGCCTACGAGGCACTGCTGGCGGAGGCGGAGGCGGCGGCCAAGTCACTCTGGGGACACGAAGCCAAGCGCTTCGCGGCCGAGCACGAGATGCTGGCAGCGGGTCTGCGGGAGGTCATCCAGGTGGACCCCGACAAGGCGCGCGCCCTAGCCGTACGCCTGACCGCGTTGATCGAGGAGTACCGTGGCCGCGGCAGCGATGCACTCAGCCCGCCCATGGCGCGCTTCGAGGAGGCACTCGATGGCCTGCGACGCATCGTCTATCGTTCCACCGGACCCATGCTCGGCGTCGACAAGGAAGGTTGGGAGGCACGCATTGGTGACCTGGCCGAGCGCGGGGATCGCGCGTGGGAGGCGCTCGACGAGGTTGCATGGCGGCGCTGCTACAACGAGGCGCAGGCGCTGCGCGAGACCATCGTGCAGCAGGAGTTCGCGGCCGAGGACATCAACTCACCGAGCTACCTCGCACGCCGCAGCCTGACCCTCCGCTTCGTGGCGCAACGCCTCCACCAAGACCTCTCGGACTTCGTACCCTCCAGCGAGGCAGACGTGCGAACGCGCCAGGTCGCCGAGCGCGACCGGCTGCTACGCATCGCAGCGCAAACGCTCCAGCGGCTCGAGGGGCTCGACACCGACGACGCCAAGAGCGGGCGCTCGCAGCTGGACCAGCTGGCGGGTGAGTTGGACCGGGCGTACGCCGCCGCGGAGCGCTTACCGCAGCTCGGCCTCGTGACGGAGCGCGGCGCATGA
- a CDS encoding CoA transferase, which translates to MNDESRSLEGVKVLDISRLLPGPYCSMVLADLGAQVDKLEDPRGGDFLRITPPLADDGMSTLFHWANRGKRSLVLDLKTEAGRAAFLRLLPQYDIVLEGNRPGVMDRLGLGYETLREVHPGLIYCAITGYGQDGPLSQRAGHDLNYLARGGVLGYTGPSDRPPQPPGVQMADIGGALFALVGVLAALHARARTGEGRFVDIAMTEAALCLAHTGFGATVGGFQLPRGQDVLLGGTAPYNTYATKDGQAVSLGALEPKFWQTFCEGVGLPFDMRAQMPGPKQAEWKAKLAEIFASRTRDEWEAFSNEHDCCLEVVLTPEEVMADEHLNARGVWVERPTHKGSMVKQARTPVAPAATGLAPKQGEHSADVLREGGFSDEEVAALKAAGAFG; encoded by the coding sequence ATGAACGACGAATCCCGCTCGCTCGAAGGCGTCAAGGTGCTCGACATCTCACGCCTGCTCCCCGGCCCCTATTGCTCCATGGTGCTCGCCGATCTCGGCGCGCAGGTGGACAAGCTCGAAGACCCGCGCGGCGGAGACTTCTTGCGCATCACGCCGCCCCTCGCCGACGACGGCATGAGCACCCTCTTCCACTGGGCCAACCGCGGGAAGCGCAGCCTGGTGCTGGACCTCAAGACCGAGGCTGGACGCGCGGCGTTCCTGCGGCTGCTCCCCCAGTACGACATCGTGCTGGAGGGCAACCGCCCGGGCGTGATGGACCGCCTGGGGCTGGGGTACGAGACGCTGCGCGAGGTGCACCCCGGGCTCATCTACTGCGCCATCACGGGGTACGGCCAGGACGGCCCGCTGTCGCAGCGCGCCGGCCACGACCTGAACTACCTCGCGCGCGGTGGCGTGCTCGGCTACACGGGCCCCTCCGACCGACCGCCACAGCCCCCCGGCGTGCAGATGGCCGACATCGGCGGCGCGCTCTTCGCGCTTGTGGGCGTACTCGCGGCGCTGCACGCGCGTGCCCGGACGGGCGAGGGGCGCTTCGTGGACATCGCCATGACGGAGGCCGCGCTGTGCCTGGCGCACACGGGCTTCGGCGCGACGGTGGGCGGCTTCCAGCTGCCGCGCGGGCAGGACGTCCTGCTGGGCGGCACGGCCCCGTACAACACATACGCCACGAAGGACGGCCAGGCGGTGTCGCTGGGCGCACTCGAACCGAAGTTCTGGCAGACCTTCTGCGAGGGTGTGGGCCTCCCGTTCGACATGCGCGCTCAGATGCCGGGCCCCAAGCAAGCCGAGTGGAAGGCCAAGCTGGCCGAGATCTTCGCGAGCCGCACGCGCGACGAGTGGGAGGCCTTCTCGAACGAGCACGACTGCTGCCTCGAGGTGGTGCTGACCCCCGAGGAGGTCATGGCGGACGAACACCTCAACGCGCGCGGCGTGTGGGTGGAGCGGCCGACGCACAAGGGCAGCATGGTGAAGCAAGCCCGCACCCCCGTGGCGCCCGCCGCGACGGGGCTGGCGCCCAAGCAGGGCGAGCACAGCGCCGACGTGCTACGCGAAGGCGGCTTCAGCGACGAAGAGGTCGCGGCCCTGAAGGCTGCAGGCGCGTTCGGCTGA
- a CDS encoding SCP2 sterol-binding domain-containing protein, whose protein sequence is MPDATTSFTRDIPERIAKNPERARQIGATFVFRITGEGGGTWSIALQDDPRVIEGEAEGADCILTMTHDAWREISDHPARAMNHFTSGVVQVTGNAMLAIKLPAIIG, encoded by the coding sequence ATGCCAGACGCCACCACGTCCTTCACGCGCGACATCCCGGAGCGCATCGCCAAGAACCCGGAGCGCGCGCGCCAGATCGGCGCCACGTTCGTGTTTCGCATCACTGGCGAGGGGGGCGGCACGTGGTCCATCGCGCTCCAGGACGACCCACGCGTCATCGAAGGCGAAGCCGAGGGAGCCGACTGCATCCTGACCATGACCCATGACGCATGGCGCGAGATCAGCGACCACCCTGCGCGCGCGATGAACCACTTCACGTCGGGAGTGGTGCAGGTGACGGGCAACGCGATGCTCGCCATCAAGCTCCCCGCCATCATCGGCTGA
- a CDS encoding YkgJ family cysteine cluster protein has protein sequence MKTVDRSTLEATTHTGARAPTPVKGRTKARIEPLLVRPGARYRCFGDGLCCMDIHMIGPLEEDEVVRVTEFLEGSAVWDETQEDYALCTAADGGCVFLEADLRCRIHADHGPEQKPEGCRRFPIGLTATPYGGRVTTEHRCPCRTMGDRPPLEPEAAAPSLCDDDGHLFEDRRVKRVRLTRKGKKVSFEEWLAVERPLLAELQKGKAPWTVLGVDPFPRLKRRTWRDVARELIEGRDGSRYGTASAWFGDAILVLQEGARPRTPGRPWAAAFDRAQARSTTQRLPRQVYADFVADAIWSLRFSEFASFDVACADWATRLAIARHCEKLIRAEGVSAERAAAEALTIIEVVGEAEAWRDVVSKHMRP, from the coding sequence ATGAAAACCGTCGATCGATCCACCCTCGAGGCCACGACACACACAGGCGCACGGGCTCCCACGCCGGTCAAGGGGCGCACCAAGGCGCGCATCGAGCCGCTTCTCGTGCGCCCGGGCGCCCGCTACCGCTGCTTCGGCGACGGCCTGTGTTGCATGGACATCCACATGATCGGGCCCCTCGAGGAGGACGAGGTGGTGCGTGTCACCGAGTTCCTCGAAGGCTCCGCCGTCTGGGACGAGACGCAGGAGGACTACGCGCTGTGTACGGCAGCGGATGGCGGCTGCGTGTTCCTCGAGGCCGATCTCCGCTGTCGCATCCACGCGGACCACGGGCCGGAGCAAAAGCCCGAGGGGTGCCGGCGCTTCCCTATCGGGCTCACGGCCACGCCCTACGGCGGCCGCGTCACAACCGAGCACCGCTGCCCCTGTCGTACGATGGGCGATCGCCCGCCGCTCGAGCCCGAAGCGGCCGCCCCGTCGCTGTGTGACGACGATGGACACCTGTTCGAGGACCGGCGCGTCAAGCGCGTGCGTCTCACGCGCAAAGGCAAGAAGGTCTCGTTCGAAGAGTGGCTCGCGGTGGAGCGGCCGTTGCTGGCCGAGCTCCAGAAGGGCAAGGCTCCCTGGACGGTGCTGGGGGTGGACCCGTTCCCCAGGCTCAAGCGCCGCACGTGGCGCGACGTCGCGCGTGAGTTGATCGAGGGGCGCGACGGGTCCCGCTACGGTACCGCCAGCGCGTGGTTCGGCGACGCCATCCTCGTGCTGCAAGAGGGCGCGCGTCCGCGCACGCCGGGGCGGCCCTGGGCCGCAGCGTTCGATCGTGCGCAGGCACGCAGCACCACGCAGCGGCTGCCGCGGCAGGTCTATGCCGACTTCGTGGCCGACGCGATCTGGTCCCTGCGTTTCTCGGAGTTCGCGTCCTTCGACGTGGCGTGCGCCGACTGGGCCACTCGGCTGGCCATCGCGCGTCACTGCGAGAAGCTCATCCGCGCCGAAGGCGTGAGCGCGGAGCGGGCCGCGGCGGAGGCCCTCACCATCATCGAGGTGGTGGGCGAGGCCGAGGCCTGGCGCGACGTCGTCTCCAAGCACATGCGGCCGTAG